The Terriglobales bacterium genomic sequence TTTTCGAGGAAGGCAGGTTTGGATGACGCAGGGCTCATCCCGCGGCGGGCACGCTGCGCGGTTTCACGTTCTTGCGGATGAACTCGATGATCTCATCCATCGGCGTGCCGGGCTGGAAGATCCCGGTGGCCCCGTTCTTTTTCAGACCTTCGATGTCCTGGTCGGGGATGATGCCGCCCACCAGCAGCAGTACGTCTTCCATCTTGTTCTGCTGCAGCAGGTCGTGGACCCGGGGCACGATGGCGTTGTGCGCGCCCGAGAGGATGGAGAGACCGATGACGTCCACGTCTTCCTGCAGGGCGGCGCTGACCACCATCTCCGGCGTCTGCCGCAGTCCGGTGTAGATGACTTCCATGCCGGCGTCACGCAGGGCGCGGGCGATCACCTTGGCGCCCCGGTCGTGGCCGTCCAGGCCCGGCTTGGCCACCAGCACACGGATCTTCTTTGCGTCTGACATGAACGTACAGGATACAACACGCAATCGGGTAATTGGGTAATTGGGTAATTGTGTAATCGGGTAATTGAGGAATTTAGCTCGGAGCGATTTTCAATTACCCAATTCCCCGATTCCCCGATTACTCAATCCTGTTTCTTGTCTCCATCGATGGAGCGCCAGAGGTAATAGCAGGCCAGGGAGCAGTAGGGCTGCCACTTCTTGGAGATCTGCAGCACGCGCTTGGGCTTGGGCATCTTGCGCATGCGGTAGGCCTTGCGGATGGCCAGGTTGATGCCAAAGTCGCCGGTGGGCATCACGTTCGGCCGGCGCAGGGCGAACATCAGGAACATCTGCGCCGTCCACGTGCCCACGCCCTTGATCTTGGTGAGCTGCGTGATCACTTCCTCGTCCGGCAGCTCGGGGAGCCGGGCGAAGTCGATCTCGCCGGTATTGGTCTTGTGCGCCAGGTCGCGCAAGTAGGACGACTTTTGCTTCGACATCCCCACCCGGCGCAGGTCGGCGTCGCTCAGCTTCTCCAGCGCCGCGGGATCGATGGCCCCGCCACAGGCGTCGGCCAAGC encodes the following:
- a CDS encoding DNA-3-methyladenine glycosylase: MKQAIAHLKQADPILAAIITRVGPLKPRYAPPTFENLVRSIAYQQLNGKAAATIFQRLADACGGAIDPAALEKLSDADLRRVGMSKQKSSYLRDLAHKTNTGEIDFARLPELPDEEVITQLTKIKGVGTWTAQMFLMFALRRPNVMPTGDFGINLAIRKAYRMRKMPKPKRVLQISKKWQPYCSLACYYLWRSIDGDKKQD
- a CDS encoding cobalamin B12-binding domain-containing protein, with product MSDAKKIRVLVAKPGLDGHDRGAKVIARALRDAGMEVIYTGLRQTPEMVVSAALQEDVDVIGLSILSGAHNAIVPRVHDLLQQNKMEDVLLLVGGIIPDQDIEGLKKNGATGIFQPGTPMDEIIEFIRKNVKPRSVPAAG